ACttacttttttgtattttatagtaaattaaaaacttaaatttttgttcgtacattaataatattcagtaaTATATCTGgacaaaagaaaaaactttaatttacaattttaaaaaatgttctggTAGGAAAGTGAACCTAGTCGGTACTTTTgagattcatatttaaaattcccaGTACTtctcaaaataattagaaaagaAAATTAGGAAATAACGGAAAACTGTAAGTTTTAACAAAAGagattttcttattttgtaattaattcaaaaacaaacagccgtaaatatttgaaatgtctactaaatatttataccagcATTTTtcatacatgatataatatcaaaaatattatgaacttatTTAATCtacttatagacattttaaattattgatttttacataaaaattttgataaaattaatttggaagAAActcgaaaaatttaaaaaattaacaagctgttataataatggttaCCGGTTATTTTTCCGATTCAAAATTCCCGAATGAACTTTTTCCCGAACAGTATTTTATCCGAAAACCCGAAACCTTTTTTCCGAATCGAAATTACCGAATGACCTTATACCCAAATCGATATTAAAagcgataaattataatacatataaaacataaaaattagtcaataaaattaataatagcataataaatGCTGTAgtgttatcattaaatattttaaaatcgacaaattataaaacatatctaGCCACTATAGAAAAGCtcctagttataataaaaattttaaaaatttttatttcaggaACAATATCAGTCGGGAAAAAGTCGTTCGGGAATTTTGATTCGGGAAAAACAGTgggtaccaataataatattaaaatacatttctatggtagtaatttaaatatattacaatacgagtatatacttaataatagttaGGTTAACGGATTGTCTTCGTTCAAAATCTTCTTACTGCCGTAAGATACATaggcataatttttatttataaataatttataaatcaaaatcagaCAAAATTCTCTAAAATCACGAATATTTGctataattttgtagttaaaaaattataaaatgttcaatttttatagctaaggatttaataaaagatttctctttagtattttatactgtaactaaacaatctaaaaatatataaaaacaataaataaagttttttttcatagaaattagtatatatttaaacgaagtatataataattatatttattttattgtaatttaaaaatattattcaaaggtactttaaattttttaaatttattattatattttatagacatgatgatatttttaaatgcaaaaagtttttttttcactaaaacaattaattggaTTAGTTTGTTATCACTTATCAATAAAGACtgaatttatatgcattttaaattgtaaaatatgcatgcAGGCATGCActtaaaaaagtgaaaatacgcaagaaaaaaatgtataacatacaaaataaaatttttattaaattttaatttcatagtaataattattatatttattaacattatttaaattttcataagcAAAAAGTAtaagatgtataatatagcaaatatgcaatacaaaaatacaatttgttaaattgtaatctaatttgaattattaggtaatacattgtaaaaaatattgtattaaaattaaatagtattcatTGGTGATATGAAAAAGAAGTAAGTACGATTTAATGTAGtatgttaatttgaaaaacaataacttaTCAAAGTATGTtccatgtttatttttatgtattatttaaaattttgaaaacctcaccagaaatattatatggctcaattaattttctagttgatgccaatttaaaattttgaattttgggtATTTTAacggtttaaaaattaattgataaattacaaaatattttttagcaaaAAAATGCACTCAAACTACACTTAACTTGACTACAACGTAATTCTTACTAACAAAAGTTGTCTCGCATAAATGTATAGCAGtggttttaataatgtacctaatatcTATGTATGTTGTTTCGggtattttatcaacaaaagTAAAATGAAATAGATAAAGCCACGTATCTACTATAAAACTCGTACAACCAACTTCTATGGaagtttagtaatttatttatatcgtcCGAACATTCTTTGAgacgtaaaatatttgatattatttatacctatataatctaggttattttttcaacaccTTGTTGGATCGTTAGATGTATATTTGAACAGCTTTTTGttgaaatatgcaaaaatatgcagtatacaattttgatatttcatcAATCAATTAATGGGCACTCGTTTACTTCATGCATATGATGTTGAAAATAGCAACATGCATTTTATGCAAAATCTGATCTTTATTTATCAATCATAAacctaaaaaacaaaaaaatcagtcTCTGCTTGTCTGTACCATCTACAATATCAACAGAAACAACAAAATACCTTTAGAACCAATAACACACATCTCCATTACTCTTACATCAGACAGAAAGATTCttcatagttttaataatcctTACAGcactttaaaactatattataatgaaaacacagtttttatgaataaatatttcatattaacttAAGATTttctgtaattatataattaaattaaaaataacaattcaaattatttttttgtataatttaaaagatattgATCATAAAGAttagaaatatgaatattCTTCGCcacaacgtatattattatatactacatatacaCTATGGGTACatcctaataaataaataaaagttaaataaatataagattatttatcatatggtttgtttttaacaaaaattaattatgattatcaatagcaatataaataaaaaaacttataatacaattttcctgacaacgatttttttatcacacgaagtattaataacatttttaaacattaaatacaatttcttaaatcagaacaaaaaaaatatttcttattaattacacttcttattattactattttatctatgtttttataaaattataaaatgttatatcgaAAAGTGTTACAAACATTGGCGTGCACTCGACGGATGGCGGGTGTGTTTGGGAACTTTCTAACATTTTGTACCTAAATTTCAAGTTCCAAAATAAAAGAgccgtaatttatattatgttgttaaatacaaattaattattactaacatattgtattttgaaaataaaataaataactcgcaacattttttttaatttacgagtaaaaatatattttggtattaaaACGTTTGAAACGGGTAAAACGTATGACTTTAGTCAAAAAAtcatgaacaaaaataaaatttattgtgaATTTGGGACTAGTTAGTAATTAGTAGTTACAGTTACTGTTTccaacttttattaattttatatgatattaattttttacttaattccTTGTAATGGCTATCATCCATCGGTCTACACTATATGgacctaaattttaattcattttcaaaattaacatatatattatcataaacatgtaattattatgaaaattattccaTATTCACGAAAACTGTaccaacattattatattttaataattgtaccactaattaataatttttaattgaatcatattgtaaaatatgcatgcAATGAAAGATACAAttgtaaactttaaattattacaaacgtCTATTGTCTATATCATAAATTGAGTACTAGCCGAGTTATCAGCATTTAATCAGTTAGAGTTACGTATAAAAGCTGTTTATTATCTGTTTTTTCGTCggctttttacgatattttaatttttaaatgaattatgagaatttttaaatataaacattttacatagtcacttaaaaattaaaataccataaaaatccgacgagagaacacagataatgttctcaccttaaagttttataatatagatcatttcactctaatattaaatttaagctaATCGTACAAAATTGATCCTACTGAACGAAAATTGACcatattatacgtttgtaAAACGAAGGCAACATGCACGAGGATgtaacgtcctcttaaaaaaaaaaattcaaaattcaaaaggttgtagttgaaaaaataaatggaatCTGTTGAtagatatcatatatattatacttaaaataaataaaatactattaaaattgatacctAGGAAAATTATCGTTTGATATTCGTAAATTTCACGTATAATCGTTTTTATAGACGGatcaattaatagtttatcattatcataaatGTTATCTCGAACCCAACTTGAATGCGcccattaaaataccaattaaattctaattaagtttattatccGTATGTGAGATTTTTATCTGATAATATCttattgcttaaaaaaaataaatagtctagtaaatcaaaaataaataaataaataaatttataaatagtattataaaaagaaaaaaataattaaaagtacctaactattaaataagtaaataagtttataatatgttgatttagattcaattattaatgtaaaagacatacctatatatcattataattataaatttgtcattcttgtatataaatattataataacaaaattatagtaatgtacaaccgtatttaataatttattaaacatcttAAATTAAGAGCAGCTGCAAGTTAAGAAAAagaaccaaaaatattatgacctACTAGAAATTGAAGTCTGTGTACATATATGACTACAAGCAGtatgctatattatttaataaataaaatagaataatgagGATTATGTAAaaaccaattaataataataataatgaataagactaaattatacatactagtaagtaaataaaagttaacacTTAATAAACCTCagtctaaatatataaataactttttaggtCTTTTTATGCATTAATAAAGTACCTACCGACGAGTATATTCTTCGGTCTTTGTCccatttataaactatttaaacaaatagatATTACTAGTTGACAtcagattattaaaaatatctaatttcaataattccatttacgaatttattacttttaaattgaacaaaaacattattgaattaaacaaaatatacaactaatataaactaaattcaaactaaaatatatattactatagcatatactttatacttaaatgtaattataaataagtttttacggGTGGTCAACAACAAGCAGGGAGTTGATAGTTCCTAGTTATTAGTTACTATAATACGTCTGTATAGGTATCCTTTAAATAAACGtctacaacattattataaaatcaatatgtaAGTGAATTTAAAAACCTATAATGCATACTAACGAAGCCAAACTATGTAATTACAAGTCAGCAACTAAACATACTGTCAGTCAGaaactacaatataaaatttctacCTCTATTAaccacaaatataaaatatatattttttaatttgtataattatttttttttaaatatttttatattatattcctaaatagtattaatattgatgtttattatgttatagataATTGACAAAATGGtggtaaaaattatcatcatcgGAGCTGGGGTTGGTGGTACAGCAGCAGCTGCTAGACTTAGCAAAAAAGGATTTCAAGTAGAAATTTATGAAAAGAACGCATATAATGGTGGAAGATGTTCACTCATTTATCAAAATGGACATCGGTTCGATCAAGGACCATCATTATATTTGATGCCCAAGATATTTGAAGAAACATTTGAAGATTTGGGAGaggatattaaaaatcatatagagTTACTAAAGTGTCCTTCTAATTACAGCGTATATTTTCACGACGGCGAAACATTCGAACTCACCACAGATATATCGAAATTATCTCGTTCTTTGGAAAAATATGAAGGTGATGGTGAATcgacattaattaattttttgagttatttaaaggAAACTCATGTACACTATCAAAGGAGCGTCAAAGTTGCACTCAAGACCGATTTCCAACAttggtatgatttttttaatccgAAACATATACCGGACGTAATACAACTGCATTTATTGGACACTGTTTACAACAgagtttgtaaatatttcaaaagcgACTACATGAGAAAGGCGTTTTCATTCCAGACAATGTACTTggggtaaataaaaaaatattgattaattgtacttcttaaagaaaaaaaaattaagaaagtgtttatgttttttagaaTGTCACCGTATGATGGTTTGGCACCCTATACTTTATTGCAGTACACTGAAATAGCAGAAGAAATTTGGTATCCGAAAGGAGGTTTTAACAAAGTTTTACAGAGTCTGGAAAACATTGCTGTAGAACATGGGGCCAAGTTCAATTATAACACCGACGTACAAGAAATAATAGTCGACGACAACGGAGTGGCGAAAGGAATTAAATTGGTAAACGGCGATGTAGTAAATAGTgacattgtaatttgtaatgcaGATCTCATATATGCGTACAACAAACTGTTGCCAAAAACGTCATACGCTGAAAAACTCGGCAAAAAAGAACTTACCTCTTCTTCGATATCGTTTTATTGGTCCATGAAAACTATTGTGTCTGAATTGAAAGTACACAACATATTTTTGGccgaaaaatataaacaaagttTTGATCAAATATTCAAGGATCATACGCTGCCCGACGAACCATCGTTTTACGTTA
This sequence is a window from Rhopalosiphum maidis isolate BTI-1 chromosome 1, ASM367621v3, whole genome shotgun sequence. Protein-coding genes within it:
- the LOC113548062 gene encoding phytoene desaturase-like, coding for MVVKIIIIGAGVGGTAAAARLSKKGFQVEIYEKNAYNGGRCSLIYQNGHRFDQGPSLYLMPKIFEETFEDLGEDIKNHIELLKCPSNYSVYFHDGETFELTTDISKLSRSLEKYEGDGESTLINFLSYLKETHVHYQRSVKVALKTDFQHWYDFFNPKHIPDVIQLHLLDTVYNRVCKYFKSDYMRKAFSFQTMYLGMSPYDGLAPYTLLQYTEIAEEIWYPKGGFNKVLQSLENIAVEHGAKFNYNTDVQEIIVDDNGVAKGIKLVNGDVVNSDIVICNADLIYAYNKLLPKTSYAEKLGKKELTSSSISFYWSMKTIVSELKVHNIFLAEKYKQSFDQIFKDHTLPDEPSFYVNVPSRIDPTAAPEGKDTVVVLVPVGHISNVPNIDFDQLVKRAREQIIETIEKRLKISNFRNLIEHEIINDPRTWQNEFNLWKGSILGLSHSLFQVLWFRPSLKCKIFENLYFVGASVQPGTGVPIVLCGAKMLEKQLCDRFLEGKVEVNMIWSKCVSFLIGLVALLIFWFFFKF